CCAACGTCAGTACTTGCGTCAGAGGGTACTTCCAGACTCATGGCGACTCAGCCCAGTTATACCGCATTACGAGATCGTCTTCGTCGATCTGATCTGCGAGATGCTGTACGAGTTCGTCCTGTTCGAGATCGCCGAACTGTTCGAGTTCGTATGGCTTGACAGTCACTGGAGAACTCTCGCCGTTGGCGATCCGCTCCTGAAGCTTTGCGACACCGTAAATGAGTGCCTCGGGTCGGGGAGGACAGCCCGGAACGTGAATATCGCATGGAATGACCTCCTCTGCTCCCTTGATGACGTTGTACCCCTCTTGGAAGGGGCCGCCAGAGCATGTGCACGAGCCCATGCTGACGACGAACTTCGGCTCGGGCATCTGGTCGTAGACTCGCTTCATCCGGGGGGCAAACTTCGAGACAATCGTCCCCGGAACGATAATAACGTCCGCCTGACGCGGCGAAGCGCGGGGGACGCCCGACCCGAATCGATCGAGGTCGTGTTTGACAGCGTACGTATGCATCATCTCGATGCTACAGCAGGCAATTCCGAACTGTAGCATGAACATCGAGGAGCCCCGGACCCAGTTCATGAACTTGTCAAATTTAGTCAAGATAAACGGAGAGGATCCGAACGCCTCGCGGAGCTTCGAATTAAATCGATCATCGACACCCTCGCCCATGCGGGCCTCCTGTTTGGTCTGTGCGCCTGTCGTGTCCTGGTTGTGGCTACTCATGACAACTGATTCATGGTTGTGTTATGATTCTCTCGGTCGGGTCGATTCGCGCTGGGGAGCTCGTACCCAGCGAACCGCGCCGTTCCGCCACGCCCACGCGAGTCCAACGAGGAGGACACCGATGAACACCAGCATCGGTACTAATATTCGAGTGAGTCCGACTTCGGGCCGAGAGACGGCATTTCGGTAGATAACCGTCCACGGGAAGATGAGAACCGTCTCGATGTCGAAGACGACGAACAACAGCGCAACCATGTAGTATTGGATGTTAAACCGGATGCGCGTGGTCCCCGTCGGCACCTCGCCGCTCTCGTAGGTCGTGGTTTTTCCCTGCTCGGGCACGCGGGGGCGCAGGAGGCTCGAAATGGCCATCATGCTGAGCGGGATCGCAACCGCTACTACCGCCAGCGCGCCGATCGCTATCCATGGATTACTCATCGTGCTTGTATCGTATCGCCGCTTAGAATGCCATCCATATAAGGATTCATTTCCACAGATCCGGCGGTTTTCGGTCTCGCTGGCGGTTTTTCGGTCATTCGATCGATTCGAGCACTGGAAGCGACAGTGCCTATATCGGTCCGCCTCAGCGCTGTTCTCGGAACGTCTCTGTTCCGGACGCGTGGAGGTCGCGCGAGACGCTTCCCACGTTGGCTTGGAGTCCGTCGTGGTATCGGAGAAGACGCTCTTCGAGCTCAGCGTGTTCGCGGGCCAACATTTGGATCGCAGACAGCGCGGCATTGAACGATTTGCCCGCATCGACGGCGGTGATTGGGGCTCCAGTCGGCATTCCGATGACCGAGTCCACTGATTTTTCCTGAACTGGAACACCGATCACGGGCACTGGGAAGGCGAGCGAAGCGGTCATGTTCGGCAGATCGGCCGATTTTCCGCCCGCGCCGGCGATGATGACATCGAGCCCGCGGTCACTGGCCGTCTCGGCGTAGGTGTACATCAGCTCGGGGGTCCGGTGTGCGGAGACGACGTACGTTTCGAAGGTGAATCGGGATTCAGGAATCTCGTCGCCAGTCTCTTCTTCGAATCCGAGTTCGGTCAGGGCTTCGTAAGCCCCGTACATGGTGTCGAGATCCGAATCTGAGCCCATGATGATGCCGATATCAGGGGTCTCTTCAGCGGAGCGATCGCTGGTTGCTTTGGCTTCTAAGTCGTCGATGAGTGATTGGATTTCGCTCACAGTCATGTGAAGGTCACCTCCTCACGGAGAGTACGCGTTCGCTGTAAGAGTGTGTTGACGCTGTCCACAGCGCTGTCGGCCGCATCGCTAGTAACGGCTGTGACGTGTCCCATTTTTCGCAACGGTCGCGCTTCGTGCTTACCGTACCAGTGAAGGTTCGCTTTCGGTTCATCGAGGATCGATTCGACGCCGCTCAGTTCAGCCGCCTGAGGTTCGGCAACATCACCGAGGATGTTGCTCGTCACCGTTGGACACCGCCGTTCGGTCGAGCCGAGCGGCCATCCCATCACCGCTCTGACGTGCTGTTCGAACTGTGATGTAAACGCTCCCTCGATGGTCCAATGACCCGAATTGTGGGGCCGTGGGGCGATTTCGTTGACGAGGATTCGCCCGTCGACTTCGAACAGTTCGATCCCGTAGACGCCACGCCCATCGAGCAGAGAGAGGACATCGCTTGCCACGTCTGAAGCTTCCGCTTCGATGTGCGATCCGTCTCTGTCCGTTCCTCTCCCGACGCGGGCCGGAACAACCGTCTCCCGGAGAATTTCATCTTCGTGGATTGTCTCTGTAAGCGGAAACGCGTCGATCGCCGACGCTCCTTTCGCTCCGATAACGGAGAGTTCTCGGTCGAACGGGACGAACGCTTCGGCCATCGCTTTACCAGCGATGGCTGCCATTGCATCCTCGGCAGCGTCGGGTCCATCGCAGGGTACGTTTCCTCGACCGTCGTAGCCGCCGCGGCGGGCTTTCAGCATGACCGGCCATCCCAACTCGTCGCCAGCAGCTCGGAGCTCGTCGGCATTCTCGACACCGATGAATTCGGGAACCGGAATTCCAGCCTCGGTCAAGGCCTCCTTCTGGACGAGCTTGTCCTGAATCATCCGGAGCGTTGCTGGCGACGGCTCGACGGGAACACCAGTCTCCTCCGAGACGGTCTCTAACAGATCTGGGTCGGCGAGCTCAATCTCGAACGTCAGTACGTCGGCGCGATCAGCGAGTTCACGCAGTCCAGCGGGATCGTCGAACGCACCGACGATCTGCTCTCTGACGACGGGGGCGGCCGGACAGTCGGGAGTCGGATCGAGAACAACGACCTCGACACCGAGTGGGGCGGCTGCCTCACCGAGCATCCGACCGAGCTGCCCACCACCAACGACGCCGAGTGTTGGACCCGGCGATGTGAGTGTCACGCTCATGTCCGAACCGTTCGTAATCCGGCGCATAACCGTTGTCGATACAGAAGTTTCG
The nucleotide sequence above comes from Halocatena marina. Encoded proteins:
- a CDS encoding NADH-quinone oxidoreductase subunit B — protein: MSSHNQDTTGAQTKQEARMGEGVDDRFNSKLREAFGSSPFILTKFDKFMNWVRGSSMFMLQFGIACCSIEMMHTYAVKHDLDRFGSGVPRASPRQADVIIVPGTIVSKFAPRMKRVYDQMPEPKFVVSMGSCTCSGGPFQEGYNVIKGAEEVIPCDIHVPGCPPRPEALIYGVAKLQERIANGESSPVTVKPYELEQFGDLEQDELVQHLADQIDEDDLVMRYNWAESP
- the purE gene encoding 5-(carboxyamino)imidazole ribonucleotide mutase yields the protein MTVSEIQSLIDDLEAKATSDRSAEETPDIGIIMGSDSDLDTMYGAYEALTELGFEEETGDEIPESRFTFETYVVSAHRTPELMYTYAETASDRGLDVIIAGAGGKSADLPNMTASLAFPVPVIGVPVQEKSVDSVIGMPTGAPITAVDAGKSFNAALSAIQMLAREHAELEERLLRYHDGLQANVGSVSRDLHASGTETFREQR
- the purK gene encoding 5-(carboxyamino)imidazole ribonucleotide synthase, coding for MTLTSPGPTLGVVGGGQLGRMLGEAAAPLGVEVVVLDPTPDCPAAPVVREQIVGAFDDPAGLRELADRADVLTFEIELADPDLLETVSEETGVPVEPSPATLRMIQDKLVQKEALTEAGIPVPEFIGVENADELRAAGDELGWPVMLKARRGGYDGRGNVPCDGPDAAEDAMAAIAGKAMAEAFVPFDRELSVIGAKGASAIDAFPLTETIHEDEILRETVVPARVGRGTDRDGSHIEAEASDVASDVLSLLDGRGVYGIELFEVDGRILVNEIAPRPHNSGHWTIEGAFTSQFEQHVRAVMGWPLGSTERRCPTVTSNILGDVAEPQAAELSGVESILDEPKANLHWYGKHEARPLRKMGHVTAVTSDAADSAVDSVNTLLQRTRTLREEVTFT
- a CDS encoding NADH-quinone oxidoreductase subunit A, producing MSNPWIAIGALAVVAVAIPLSMMAISSLLRPRVPEQGKTTTYESGEVPTGTTRIRFNIQYYMVALLFVVFDIETVLIFPWTVIYRNAVSRPEVGLTRILVPMLVFIGVLLVGLAWAWRNGAVRWVRAPQRESTRPRES